A stretch of Haloprofundus halophilus DNA encodes these proteins:
- a CDS encoding helix-turn-helix domain-containing protein gives MIVVEFTLDHPILRRALQREPGTKIVWERSDAVDGDRVRLLVWAESDEFETFERAAEEDPTVESLSVVATAGSRRLYQTELRGEGLATSIYPLVVEEGGVIHELTATHDGWQFRAEFPDRESFARCHAFCRERDVDFEFHRLFEERETASVDEYGLTDEQRETLLAAVSSGYLEIPREQSLSELADELGISGNAASERFRRAVKTLVENALSPVDERKRASDGRPEQERSPAS, from the coding sequence GTGATCGTCGTCGAGTTTACCCTCGACCATCCGATACTGCGCCGGGCGTTGCAGCGGGAACCGGGAACGAAGATCGTCTGGGAACGGTCCGACGCCGTCGACGGCGACCGCGTCCGGCTCCTCGTCTGGGCCGAGAGCGACGAGTTCGAGACGTTCGAGCGGGCGGCCGAGGAGGACCCGACCGTCGAGTCGCTGTCGGTGGTCGCCACCGCCGGCTCCAGACGGCTCTATCAGACGGAACTACGCGGCGAAGGACTCGCGACGAGCATCTATCCGCTGGTCGTCGAGGAGGGGGGCGTCATCCACGAACTCACGGCGACGCACGACGGATGGCAGTTCCGCGCGGAGTTCCCCGACCGGGAGTCGTTCGCCCGCTGTCACGCGTTCTGCCGCGAGCGCGACGTCGACTTCGAGTTTCACCGACTCTTCGAGGAGCGCGAGACCGCGTCGGTCGACGAGTACGGACTGACGGACGAACAGCGCGAGACGCTCCTCGCGGCGGTGTCGAGCGGCTATCTCGAAATCCCGCGCGAACAGTCGCTGTCGGAACTCGCCGACGAACTGGGAATCTCCGGGAACGCGGCGTCCGAGCGGTTCCGCCGAGCGGTGAAGACGCTGGTCGAGAACGCGCTCTCTCCTGTCGACGAGCGCAAGCGAGCGAGCGACGGCCGGCCCGAACAGGAGCGTTCCCCCGCGAGCTAA
- a CDS encoding DUF7344 domain-containing protein: MFGEDFDSTSTDVLFDLLSDVRRRQLWECLDSTTADVLSVDELARLIEEREPQTNDAESPQADRLAHNLYHVHLPKFDEAGLVAFDADELTVRPGSIPSLETLFDAENMVPVAESD, translated from the coding sequence GTGTTTGGCGAAGACTTCGACTCGACCTCGACCGACGTTCTCTTCGACCTGCTCTCCGACGTCCGCCGCCGACAGCTCTGGGAGTGTCTCGATTCGACGACGGCCGACGTTCTCTCGGTCGACGAACTCGCACGTCTCATCGAAGAGCGAGAGCCACAGACGAACGACGCGGAATCACCGCAGGCCGACCGTCTCGCCCACAACCTGTACCACGTCCATCTCCCGAAGTTCGACGAGGCGGGGCTCGTCGCGTTCGACGCCGACGAACTGACGGTTCGGCCCGGGTCTATTCCGTCGTTAGAAACGCTGTTCGACGCGGAGAACATGGTTCCAGTCGCCGAGAGCGACTGA
- a CDS encoding DUF5800 family protein produces MTVLSFDEEGVDVVYDGTEFRLEKKLIEDATQKSYPDVTDHEVLKIVEKQPELSGEARRIGDILA; encoded by the coding sequence ATGACCGTTCTCTCTTTCGACGAAGAAGGCGTCGACGTCGTCTACGACGGCACCGAGTTCCGCCTCGAAAAGAAACTCATCGAGGACGCGACGCAGAAGTCCTACCCCGACGTAACCGACCACGAAGTGCTCAAAATCGTCGAGAAACAGCCCGAGCTAAGCGGCGAGGCGCGACGCATCGGCGACATTCTCGCGTGA
- a CDS encoding polymer-forming cytoskeletal protein: MPPGQDPLDALRIPDGTTVEEHDLVTDGDVIVGSQATVDFGVRGRNLAAGERVTFGGDIEADGDCRLDMWCDVAGNVLVGDDAYLGERVHIGGRLMVSGDLDIGDDVEIEEGFEASGWIVIRNPVPTLVFYFIVLSQLLKLGERDAANELAAAMADGDEQRDPLVVPRGGHVSDDAWRVSTPARIGGDCRLHGNVRAESIQVGERNNIFGSLRAREDIFVGSGTRVHGDVTTRSGTVHVADDARILGDVVCSDLVVHEGATVDGSMRARGEVRLVRTDMTREIE, translated from the coding sequence GTGCCACCCGGTCAGGACCCGCTCGACGCCCTCCGCATCCCCGACGGGACGACCGTCGAGGAACACGACCTGGTCACCGACGGCGACGTCATCGTCGGGAGCCAAGCCACCGTCGACTTCGGCGTCCGCGGCCGGAACCTCGCAGCGGGCGAGCGCGTCACCTTCGGCGGCGACATCGAAGCCGACGGCGACTGCCGCCTCGACATGTGGTGCGACGTCGCCGGCAACGTCCTCGTCGGCGACGACGCCTACCTCGGCGAGCGCGTCCACATCGGCGGCCGCCTGATGGTCTCCGGCGACCTCGACATCGGCGACGACGTCGAGATAGAGGAAGGGTTCGAGGCCAGCGGCTGGATCGTCATCCGCAACCCGGTGCCGACGCTCGTCTTCTACTTCATCGTCCTCTCGCAGCTCCTGAAACTCGGCGAGCGCGACGCGGCCAACGAACTCGCGGCGGCGATGGCCGACGGCGACGAACAGCGCGACCCGCTCGTCGTCCCGCGCGGCGGCCACGTCTCCGACGACGCGTGGCGCGTCTCGACGCCCGCCCGCATCGGCGGCGACTGCCGACTCCACGGCAACGTCCGCGCGGAGTCCATCCAGGTGGGCGAACGGAACAACATCTTCGGCAGTCTGCGCGCCCGCGAGGACATCTTCGTCGGCTCGGGGACTCGGGTCCACGGCGACGTGACGACCCGGTCGGGAACCGTACACGTCGCCGACGACGCGCGCATCCTCGGCGACGTCGTGTGTTCCGACCTCGTCGTCCACGAGGGTGCGACCGTCGACGGGTCGATGCGCGCCCGCGGTGAGGTGCGGTTGGTTCGCACCGACATGACGCGCGAGATCGAGTAG
- a CDS encoding redox-regulated ATPase YchF has product MLTIALAGKPNAGKSTFYTAATMADVDVANYPFTTIDANRGVTYARTECPCLERDERCGNCEGGKRYVPVELLDVAGLVPGAHEGKGLGNQFLDELTNADVIVNVVDASGGTDEEGEPVEVGTYDPLDEVDFIEEEMDQWLAGIVERNWESIERKSRSPDFDIDDALADLLTGFGASEYEVAASLRELDYPADPMQWSDEHREALARDVRARTKPIVLVANKVDIAPEENIRRLRETEKLVIPATADGELALRRAAEAGIVDYDPGDEDFELVGDVNDAQRRGLEQIRDVMAEYGGTGVQQAINAAVYDLLDHLTAYPVQNESKWTDGQGNVLPDAFLLPRGSTPADLAYAVHSDIGDGYLHAVDAKSKRRISDSYELEEGDVIKIVSTAT; this is encoded by the coding sequence ATGCTCACCATCGCGCTCGCGGGGAAGCCGAACGCGGGCAAGTCGACGTTCTACACCGCGGCCACGATGGCTGACGTGGACGTGGCGAACTACCCCTTCACGACCATCGACGCCAACCGCGGCGTCACGTACGCGCGCACGGAGTGCCCCTGTCTGGAACGCGACGAGCGCTGCGGCAACTGCGAGGGCGGAAAGCGCTACGTCCCCGTCGAACTGCTCGACGTGGCCGGACTCGTTCCCGGCGCGCACGAGGGGAAAGGACTCGGCAACCAGTTTCTCGACGAACTGACGAACGCCGACGTCATCGTCAACGTCGTCGACGCCTCCGGCGGCACCGACGAGGAGGGCGAACCCGTCGAAGTCGGGACGTACGACCCCCTCGACGAGGTCGACTTCATCGAGGAGGAGATGGACCAGTGGCTCGCGGGCATCGTCGAGCGCAACTGGGAGTCCATCGAGCGCAAATCCCGCTCTCCCGACTTCGACATCGACGACGCGCTCGCCGACCTGCTCACCGGGTTCGGCGCGTCGGAGTACGAAGTCGCCGCCAGCCTGCGCGAACTCGACTACCCGGCGGACCCGATGCAGTGGAGCGACGAGCACCGCGAGGCGCTGGCCCGGGACGTGCGCGCGCGGACGAAGCCTATCGTGCTCGTCGCCAACAAAGTCGACATCGCGCCCGAGGAGAACATCCGCCGACTGCGCGAGACGGAGAAACTCGTCATTCCGGCCACCGCCGACGGCGAGCTCGCGCTCCGTCGAGCGGCGGAGGCGGGAATCGTCGACTACGACCCCGGCGACGAGGACTTCGAACTCGTCGGCGACGTGAACGACGCCCAGCGGAGAGGGCTCGAACAGATTCGCGACGTGATGGCCGAGTACGGCGGCACCGGCGTCCAGCAGGCGATAAACGCGGCGGTGTACGACTTACTCGACCACCTCACGGCGTACCCGGTCCAGAACGAGTCGAAGTGGACCGACGGACAGGGGAACGTGTTGCCCGATGCGTTTCTCTTACCTCGGGGGTCGACGCCCGCGGACCTGGCCTACGCCGTCCACTCCGACATCGGTGACGGCTATCTCCACGCGGTCGACGCCAAATCGAAGCGACGCATCTCGGACTCCTACGAACTGGAGGAGGGCGACGTCATCAAAATCGTGAGCACGGCGACATAG
- a CDS encoding PadR family transcriptional regulator, producing the protein MNDLTGFQRDLLFVCAGHDHPSGQDIKAHIEEYLGGEVNNGRLYPNLDILVEAGLVEKGTLDQRTNYYELTEEGRRAIRQRWAWERRQHSRASDARSDNTVGSSAD; encoded by the coding sequence GTGAACGACCTAACTGGCTTCCAACGAGACTTGCTGTTCGTCTGTGCGGGACACGACCACCCCTCGGGGCAGGACATCAAAGCCCACATCGAAGAGTACCTCGGCGGCGAGGTCAACAACGGTCGTCTGTACCCGAACCTCGACATCCTCGTCGAAGCGGGACTCGTCGAGAAGGGCACGCTCGACCAGCGGACGAACTACTACGAGCTGACCGAAGAGGGCCGTCGCGCTATCCGCCAGCGCTGGGCGTGGGAGCGACGCCAGCACAGTCGCGCGTCGGACGCACGAAGCGACAACACCGTCGGCAGCAGCGCCGACTGA
- a CDS encoding UbiA family prenyltransferase, translating into MGVARHGTGPMAALRAFGSQVHPVFMLPPVAASWFGSVLAGSFSPAVGAVHALAVFFAVYTAHVKDGYVDFHLRGEDDDHPLSVGGCRLALVGATLGFVACLAALWALVGPAAAAVTLPCWVIGYLHAPQLDMRAATTTLGYPTGISLAILGGYYVQTESFAATPLAFALVFLVILTGVKIIDDSKDYAYDRSIDKQTVAVLFGRRDARRLAYGFLVAGLSLVAVFALVGVFPTGAVLAAAALGIVVAVSARTTDPALATMLLVRGAYVFLALLVVAVWYRPFS; encoded by the coding sequence ATGGGAGTCGCACGACACGGAACCGGACCGATGGCGGCGCTTCGGGCGTTCGGGTCGCAGGTGCACCCGGTGTTCATGCTGCCGCCCGTCGCCGCGTCGTGGTTCGGCAGCGTTCTCGCCGGGTCGTTCTCGCCTGCGGTCGGAGCGGTCCACGCGCTCGCGGTGTTCTTCGCCGTCTACACGGCCCACGTCAAGGACGGCTACGTCGACTTCCACCTCCGCGGCGAGGACGACGACCACCCGCTGTCGGTCGGCGGCTGCCGACTCGCGCTCGTCGGCGCGACGCTCGGATTCGTCGCCTGCCTCGCCGCGCTCTGGGCGCTCGTCGGCCCCGCCGCCGCCGCGGTGACGCTTCCCTGCTGGGTCATCGGCTACCTCCACGCGCCGCAGTTAGACATGCGCGCGGCGACGACGACGCTCGGCTATCCGACGGGCATCTCGCTGGCGATTCTCGGCGGTTACTACGTTCAGACGGAGTCGTTCGCGGCGACGCCGCTCGCGTTCGCGCTCGTGTTTCTCGTGATTCTCACGGGGGTGAAGATCATCGACGACTCGAAGGATTACGCGTACGACCGCTCCATCGACAAACAGACCGTCGCGGTGCTGTTCGGCCGACGCGACGCGCGTCGGCTCGCTTACGGGTTCCTCGTCGCGGGACTGAGTCTCGTCGCCGTCTTCGCGCTGGTCGGCGTGTTCCCGACCGGGGCGGTTCTCGCGGCCGCGGCGTTGGGCATCGTCGTCGCCGTCTCCGCGCGGACGACGGACCCGGCGCTGGCGACGATGCTCCTAGTTCGCGGGGCGTACGTCTTCCTGGCGCTTCTCGTCGTCGCGGTCTGGTATCGACCGTTCTCGTGA
- a CDS encoding pyridoxal phosphate-dependent aminotransferase, producing the protein MTEFSERVERISISGIRKVFEAAGEDAINLGIGQPDFPTPEHARAAAVDAIESGKADGYTGNKGILPLREAIAAKHEADQGVSLSPEQIIATAGGSEALHIAMEAHVDDGQEVLIPDPGFVSYDALTKLAGGEPVPVPLREDLTLSPAAVEDAITEDTAAFVVNSPGNPTGAVSPEEDIREFARIADEHDVLCISDEVYEYTVFDGEFHSPIEYAETDNVVVVNSASKLFSMTGWRLGWVYGSERRVERMLRVHQYVQACASAPAQYAAEAALSGPRHVVDEMTASFRERRDLVVDGLTDAGLEVPTPGGAFYAMPKVPDGWVDEVLSRGVIVVPGDAFGEHGAGYARLSYATGTEELKEAIEIMTEAARAVR; encoded by the coding sequence ATGACGGAGTTCTCCGAGCGAGTCGAGCGAATCTCTATCAGCGGCATCCGGAAGGTGTTCGAGGCGGCCGGCGAGGACGCTATCAACCTCGGCATCGGCCAACCCGACTTCCCGACGCCCGAACACGCGCGGGCGGCCGCCGTCGACGCCATCGAATCCGGGAAGGCCGACGGCTACACCGGAAACAAGGGGATTCTCCCGCTCCGGGAGGCTATCGCCGCCAAACACGAGGCCGACCAAGGGGTGAGCCTCTCGCCCGAACAGATAATCGCCACCGCGGGCGGCAGCGAGGCGCTGCACATCGCCATGGAGGCGCACGTCGACGACGGCCAAGAGGTCCTCATTCCCGACCCCGGCTTCGTCTCCTACGACGCGCTGACGAAACTCGCGGGCGGCGAACCCGTCCCCGTACCGCTCCGCGAGGACCTGACGCTCTCGCCCGCGGCGGTCGAAGACGCCATCACCGAGGACACGGCGGCGTTCGTCGTCAACAGCCCCGGCAACCCCACCGGAGCGGTGTCTCCCGAGGAGGATATTCGGGAGTTCGCCCGCATCGCCGACGAACACGACGTGCTCTGTATCTCCGACGAGGTGTACGAGTACACCGTCTTCGACGGCGAGTTTCACTCGCCGATCGAGTACGCCGAGACCGACAACGTCGTCGTCGTCAACTCCGCCTCGAAACTGTTCTCGATGACGGGGTGGCGGCTCGGCTGGGTGTACGGCTCCGAGCGCCGCGTCGAGCGGATGCTGCGCGTCCACCAGTACGTCCAGGCGTGTGCGAGCGCACCGGCGCAGTACGCTGCCGAGGCGGCGCTGTCGGGGCCGCGCCACGTCGTCGACGAGATGACCGCCTCGTTCCGCGAGCGACGCGACCTCGTCGTCGACGGTCTCACCGACGCTGGTCTGGAGGTGCCGACGCCCGGCGGCGCGTTCTACGCGATGCCCAAGGTTCCCGACGGGTGGGTCGACGAAGTGCTCTCGCGGGGCGTCATCGTCGTCCCCGGCGACGCCTTCGGCGAGCACGGCGCGGGCTACGCGCGCCTCTCGTACGCGACGGGGACGGAGGAACTGAAAGAGGCCATCGAGATCATGACCGAGGCCGCCCGCGCCGTCCGCTGA
- a CDS encoding right-handed parallel beta-helix repeat-containing protein: protein MSAVVMLLVLSTLGGFVGVVAGQTATPLDECTVISEPGRYVLTGDIRDATADGEACIVIESGDVVFDGDGYVVDGRSDMREGNTGISVGGSFDPADDVTIRDVVVSDWDTGIEVLFDSRVTLENVVTESNRVGIYALGSDVTVRESVVRDNDFIGISGSSGTFVVESTEVVSNEFGVELFETVDSVVVGSRIAGNDRFGLSVNVGSEIEVSGNVIEDNEFGVLIWSIYGDLIVENNTIENNDRHGVYLVGDVDFGDSTENVVRDNHVVGNGVNGIFISSHTADNVVERNVVSGNGNDGISVQAEFEDFGSAERNVLRSNLVENNGDDGISLGEGALDIEVSENTVRSNGGDGVFVRGAEGTTLDGNELVGNGVNGINVVAAPGTTVVENVVDANRNDGIGLTNTDGATVERNQVTNNRDDGIGAGESDGNQFVDNVVTGNDDDGFFLRGSGGNDLFGNVVRDNGDDGVYLLRADENELVDNEVASNDDEGIELSNSDDNLVENNDVRDNGGREILVRNGSNGNVVRNN from the coding sequence GTGTCTGCCGTCGTGATGCTACTCGTCCTCTCGACACTCGGCGGATTCGTCGGCGTCGTCGCGGGGCAGACGGCGACGCCGCTCGACGAGTGTACCGTGATTTCGGAACCGGGACGGTATGTACTAACGGGTGATATCAGGGACGCGACCGCGGATGGAGAGGCGTGTATCGTCATCGAATCCGGTGATGTCGTCTTCGACGGCGACGGTTACGTCGTCGATGGGCGAAGCGATATGCGTGAGGGGAACACCGGTATCAGCGTCGGGGGGAGTTTCGACCCCGCCGACGATGTCACCATCCGCGACGTCGTCGTCTCCGACTGGGACACCGGTATCGAGGTTCTCTTCGATAGTCGAGTGACTCTCGAGAACGTCGTCACCGAGAGTAATCGAGTAGGAATCTACGCGCTGGGAAGCGACGTAACCGTCCGGGAGAGCGTCGTTCGCGATAACGACTTTATCGGAATTTCCGGGTCGTCCGGGACGTTCGTCGTGGAATCGACCGAAGTCGTGTCCAACGAGTTCGGCGTCGAACTCTTCGAGACCGTCGATTCGGTCGTCGTCGGGAGCAGAATCGCCGGGAACGACCGGTTCGGCCTCTCGGTGAACGTCGGCTCCGAAATCGAGGTTTCGGGCAACGTAATCGAGGACAACGAGTTCGGCGTTCTCATCTGGTCGATTTACGGAGACCTGATCGTCGAGAACAACACCATCGAGAACAACGACCGACACGGCGTGTACCTCGTCGGTGACGTCGACTTCGGTGACTCGACCGAGAACGTCGTTCGCGACAACCACGTCGTCGGTAACGGCGTCAACGGGATTTTCATCTCGTCACACACCGCCGACAACGTCGTCGAGCGCAACGTCGTCAGCGGAAACGGCAACGACGGAATCAGTGTTCAGGCCGAGTTCGAAGATTTCGGCTCCGCCGAGCGTAACGTCCTCCGCTCGAACCTCGTCGAGAACAACGGTGACGACGGTATCAGCCTCGGCGAAGGCGCCCTCGACATCGAAGTCTCGGAGAACACCGTCCGCAGCAACGGCGGTGACGGCGTCTTCGTCCGCGGTGCCGAGGGAACGACTCTCGACGGCAACGAACTCGTCGGCAACGGCGTCAACGGCATCAACGTCGTCGCTGCCCCCGGCACGACCGTCGTCGAGAACGTCGTCGACGCGAACCGCAACGACGGTATCGGACTCACGAACACCGACGGCGCGACCGTCGAACGCAACCAGGTCACGAACAACCGCGACGACGGTATCGGAGCGGGCGAGAGCGACGGGAACCAGTTCGTCGACAACGTCGTCACCGGCAACGACGACGACGGGTTCTTCCTGCGCGGGTCCGGTGGGAACGACCTCTTCGGGAACGTCGTCCGCGACAACGGTGACGACGGCGTCTACCTCCTCCGCGCAGACGAGAACGAACTCGTCGACAATGAGGTCGCGAGCAACGACGACGAGGGCATCGAACTCAGCAACTCCGACGACAACCTCGTCGAGAACAACGACGTGCGCGACAACGGCGGCCGCGAGATACTCGTCCGCAACGGTTCGAACGGCAACGTCGTTCGCAACAACTGA
- a CDS encoding DEAD/DEAH box helicase family protein, whose protein sequence is MTVTLRYEDGTIRIDAEGGDSVPSLPFVEDDPRSGVARTPAYRYAQLRRVLDECGADYDDRVLPDTTVDLSTTYDLREYQRDALEAWLSNSRRGILELPTGSGKTVVAIAAMVELGVPTLVVVPTIDLLEQWRRELETEFQIPIGQFGGGEQKREKITVSTYDSAYLRADDIGGEFGFVVFDEVHHLGGEGYRDIGRLLAAPARMGLTATFERPDGAHEIVEELVGSRVYDVSVDELAGDHLADYAIRRVEVELTEEERERYEAAQGTFVDYLRTANITFRSGSDYQRLVKRSGNDPRAREALLAKQRARDIMMNADEKVRELGRILDRHREDRVIVFTAHTDLVYRLSERFLLPAITNETGAPERREILKRFRDGTYSRVVTANVLDEGVDVPDANVAVVLSGSGSEREFTQRLGRILRPKEDGQTATLYELVSAETAEERVAARRR, encoded by the coding sequence GTGACGGTCACACTGCGCTACGAGGACGGCACCATCCGTATCGACGCCGAGGGCGGCGACTCGGTGCCGTCGCTTCCGTTCGTCGAGGACGACCCGCGAAGCGGCGTCGCCCGTACGCCCGCCTATCGATACGCACAACTGCGGCGCGTTCTCGACGAGTGCGGCGCCGACTACGACGACCGGGTGCTACCCGACACCACCGTGGACCTCTCGACGACGTACGACCTCCGGGAGTACCAGCGCGACGCGCTGGAGGCGTGGTTGTCGAACAGTCGGCGCGGCATCCTGGAACTACCCACCGGGAGCGGGAAAACCGTCGTCGCCATCGCCGCGATGGTCGAACTCGGCGTGCCGACGCTCGTCGTCGTTCCGACCATCGACCTGCTCGAACAGTGGCGGCGCGAACTCGAAACGGAGTTTCAGATTCCTATCGGTCAGTTCGGCGGCGGCGAGCAGAAGCGAGAAAAAATCACCGTCTCGACGTACGACTCCGCCTACTTGCGCGCCGACGATATCGGCGGCGAGTTCGGCTTCGTCGTCTTCGACGAGGTCCACCACCTCGGCGGCGAGGGGTACCGCGACATCGGTCGCCTCCTCGCCGCGCCCGCCCGGATGGGTCTCACGGCGACGTTCGAGCGACCCGACGGCGCGCACGAGATCGTCGAGGAGTTGGTCGGCAGCAGGGTGTACGACGTCTCCGTCGACGAGTTGGCTGGCGACCACCTCGCCGACTACGCGATTCGCCGCGTCGAAGTCGAACTCACCGAGGAGGAGCGCGAACGCTACGAAGCGGCCCAGGGGACGTTCGTCGACTACCTCCGGACGGCGAACATCACGTTCCGAAGCGGCAGCGACTACCAGCGACTCGTGAAGCGCTCGGGGAACGACCCGCGCGCCCGCGAGGCGCTGCTCGCGAAGCAGCGCGCCCGCGACATCATGATGAACGCCGACGAGAAGGTGCGAGAACTCGGTCGCATCCTGGACCGCCACCGCGAGGACCGCGTCATCGTCTTCACCGCCCACACCGACCTCGTCTACCGGCTCTCCGAGCGGTTTCTGCTCCCCGCAATCACGAACGAGACGGGCGCGCCCGAACGCCGAGAGATTCTGAAGCGGTTCCGCGACGGCACCTACTCCCGAGTCGTCACGGCGAACGTGTTGGACGAGGGCGTCGACGTCCCCGACGCGAACGTCGCCGTCGTGCTCTCGGGCAGCGGGAGCGAACGCGAGTTCACGCAGCGACTCGGACGGATTCTACGCCCGAAGGAAGACGGACAGACGGCGACGCTGTACGAACTCGTGAGCGCCGAAACCGCCGAAGAACGGGTGGCGGCGCGGCGGCGGTAG
- a CDS encoding transcriptional initiation protein Tat yields MKRRTFVTALLPALSAGCLSSLPRATGPRGPPEAPASEPGETPEPDHLSIETFDYEGTDDDQLRAFGTVDNRSPEERTGVVRVRVTVDDEETVGTAEVTVPGDSTAEFETVVPVSFETFRRNGQLQVTVEAAGSD; encoded by the coding sequence ATGAAGCGACGGACGTTCGTCACTGCGCTCCTCCCGGCGCTGTCAGCGGGCTGTCTCTCCTCGCTCCCGCGGGCGACGGGTCCGCGCGGGCCCCCCGAAGCACCGGCGAGCGAACCCGGCGAGACGCCCGAACCGGACCACCTCTCCATCGAGACGTTCGACTACGAGGGAACCGACGACGACCAACTGCGGGCGTTCGGCACCGTCGACAACCGAAGCCCGGAGGAACGAACCGGCGTCGTGCGCGTTCGCGTCACCGTCGACGACGAGGAGACCGTCGGGACGGCGGAAGTGACGGTTCCGGGCGATTCGACCGCCGAGTTCGAGACGGTCGTTCCGGTGTCGTTCGAGACGTTCCGGCGAAACGGACAGTTACAGGTGACCGTCGAAGCGGCCGGGTCCGACTGA
- a CDS encoding DUF790 family protein, translating to MLTKDLLRVSRRGGGYRPQFVDSSRRPLAATVLGTYEEHVGERRGTLTAALDDLEAESDDFKLVRGFAALAEREATFETDAALPPERTRRVVFESAEAVGGVATDEERAAALDAAADRLGVATGALETSLYADRDVNQRLAAFDSRWSPDELLAQYNLSLAQTALFDATEVRVRSSDPKALVSAVKRLRLMYEIHRTERGREVVVTGPDALFRRTRRYGTGFARLLRTVARSTDWSLTATIDDRGTDRELTLTDADVSVPGVEPVAEPTYDSGVESDFAARFASLDLDWALVREPEPLETGYRVMIPDFAFDYKFADFRIYFEIMGFWTPEYVEKKLSQLEGVEGVEMLVAVDESLGVSEEIEARDHRAIPYSGSVRLKDVRDALRSYEEQLVTESASDLPAELRPDADVTSFEALAEAHGVSEAALEDVEFPDHRRVGRTLIRSELLEELAAALEPGMSLEDAEALLSSRGVTDSSSVLSEAGYEVAWEGLSGGTLRRKE from the coding sequence GTGTTGACGAAAGACCTCCTCCGGGTGTCGCGCCGCGGCGGTGGCTACCGCCCCCAGTTCGTCGACTCGTCGCGTCGTCCCCTGGCGGCGACGGTGCTCGGCACGTACGAGGAGCACGTCGGCGAGCGTCGGGGGACGCTCACGGCGGCGCTGGACGACCTCGAAGCCGAGTCGGACGACTTCAAACTCGTCCGCGGATTCGCGGCGCTGGCCGAGCGGGAGGCGACGTTCGAAACCGACGCGGCGTTGCCGCCCGAGCGAACCCGCCGCGTCGTCTTCGAGAGCGCCGAAGCCGTCGGCGGCGTCGCCACCGACGAGGAACGAGCGGCGGCGCTCGACGCCGCGGCGGACAGGCTGGGCGTCGCCACCGGCGCGCTCGAAACGTCGCTGTACGCCGACCGGGACGTGAACCAGCGACTCGCGGCGTTCGATTCGCGGTGGTCGCCCGACGAACTGCTCGCTCAGTACAACCTCTCGCTCGCGCAAACGGCGCTCTTCGACGCCACCGAAGTCAGGGTTCGGAGTTCGGACCCGAAGGCGCTCGTCTCGGCGGTGAAGCGACTCCGGCTGATGTACGAGATTCATAGGACCGAGCGGGGCAGAGAGGTCGTCGTCACCGGTCCCGACGCGCTGTTTCGGCGCACTCGCCGCTACGGGACGGGCTTCGCTCGCTTGCTTCGGACGGTCGCTAGGTCGACCGACTGGTCGCTCACGGCGACCATCGACGACCGGGGGACCGACCGCGAGCTGACGCTCACGGACGCGGACGTGTCGGTTCCGGGCGTCGAACCGGTCGCCGAGCCGACGTACGACAGCGGCGTCGAATCCGACTTCGCCGCTCGCTTCGCTTCCTTGGACCTCGACTGGGCGCTCGTCCGCGAACCCGAACCGCTCGAAACGGGCTATCGCGTGATGATTCCCGACTTCGCGTTCGACTACAAGTTCGCCGACTTCCGGATTTACTTCGAGATTATGGGCTTCTGGACGCCCGAATACGTCGAGAAGAAGCTCTCGCAGCTGGAGGGAGTCGAGGGAGTCGAGATGCTCGTCGCCGTCGACGAGAGTCTCGGCGTCAGCGAGGAGATCGAGGCGCGCGACCACCGGGCGATTCCGTACTCTGGTTCGGTGCGGTTGAAGGACGTTCGCGACGCGCTCAGGAGCTACGAAGAGCAGTTGGTGACGGAATCGGCCTCGGACCTTCCCGCCGAGTTGCGGCCCGACGCCGACGTCACCTCCTTCGAGGCGCTGGCGGAAGCGCACGGCGTGAGCGAGGCTGCCCTCGAAGACGTCGAGTTCCCCGACCACCGGCGCGTCGGCCGAACGCTGATTCGCTCGGAACTGTTGGAGGAACTCGCGGCGGCGCTCGAACCGGGGATGTCGCTCGAAGACGCCGAGGCGCTGTTGTCGAGCAGGGGCGTCACCGACTCCAGTTCGGTGCTTTCGGAGGCCGGGTACGAAGTGGCCTGGGAGGGGCTCAGCGGCGGGACGCTTCGGCGAAAGGAGTGA